The Nerophis lumbriciformis linkage group LG15, RoL_Nlum_v2.1, whole genome shotgun sequence genome window below encodes:
- the LOC133616141 gene encoding ferritin, heavy subunit, giving the protein MSSQVRQNFHQDCEAAINRQINLELYASYVYLSMAYYFDRDDQALHNFAKFFRGQSHEEREHAEKLMKLQNERGGRIFLQDVRKPERDEWGSGVEALECALQLEKSVNQSLLDLHKLCSEHTDPHLCDFIETHFLDEQVKSIKELADWVTNLRRMGAPQNGMAEYLFDKHTLGKESS; this is encoded by the exons ATGAGTTCCCAGGTTAGACAAAACTTCCATCAGGACTGCGAGGCTGCCATCAACAGGCAGATCAACCTGGAGTTGTATGCCTCTTACGTCTACCTGTCCATG GCATACTACTTTGACCGGGATGACCAAGCTTTGCACAATTTTGCTAAGTTCTTCCGTGGCCAGTCACACGAGGAGCGCGAGCACGCAGAGAAGCTCATGAAACTTCAGAACGAGCGGGGAGGCAGGATCTTTCTTCAAGACGTCAGG AAGCCTGAGCGGGATGAGTGGGGCAGTGGTGTTGAGGCTCTTGAATGCGCCCTGCAGCTTGAAAAAAGTGTCAACCAGTCCCTTCTGGACTTGCACAAACTCTGCTCTGAGCACACCGACCCACAT TTGTGCGACTTCATTGAGACCCACTTCCTGGACGAGCAGGTGAAGTCCATTAAAGAGCTGGCGGACTGGGTGACCAACCTGCGTCGCATGGGCGCACCTCAGAATGGCATGGCAGAGTACCTATTTGACAAACATACTCTGGGCAAAGAAAGCAGCTAA